A genome region from Oncorhynchus masou masou isolate Uvic2021 chromosome 14, UVic_Omas_1.1, whole genome shotgun sequence includes the following:
- the rfx1a gene encoding MHC class II regulatory factor RFX1a isoform X1 has protein sequence MATTGYVGELQPVTTQPQGAASGSVTVAGQSSASAAPHTVVAPTQQFLAQLQTTVGTPAAAAGHTAPPAQATPTAAQKTAVVQVAPTQAPPPQTQYVTAEIQGSSSQANNAQNAPQYIVVTVTEGSLHSSDSLSDSSPPPAVVQQTGVPTQVVQQVQAAQQRSVVQATSQITAKTEQGITTQLSVTNLQPVHLTQEVQQQLQQVPVQHVYTNQVQYVEGGDNNYTTSTIRSGSFTYTDTPLYTQTTATPYYEAPPTSGSQVPTTGTPLTVSVTTGSTGGVSMYVAGTGQIVANPAAASGGGTTVVATGGTANGTGEGAGANGSGGSYVIQGGYMLSGNSQGGYSTHNARSSPATVSTTEGEEGSGVPSADKKVQWLLDNYETAEGVSLPRSTLYCHYLLHCQEQKLEPVNAASFGKLIRSVFMGLRTRRLGTRGNSKYHYYGLRIKACSSLIRLMEDQQHLAMRQQPFSQKQRLKPVQKVEGMTNGMAAGSGQQQQQQGAGLSDISAQVQQYQQFLDASRTLPEFPDLDLQGKALPEGIELEHIKSFQLLYREHCEAILDVTINLQFTLVETLWKTFWRFEESQSGDTGTLAVHDESEKRLPKDCLVILCKYDPVLRWSRDCDNTLYQGLVEILIPDVLRPIPSALTQAIRNFAKSLESWLTNAMMNIPEEMVRIKVTSASSFAQTLRRYTSLNHLAQAARAVLQNTAQINQMLSDLNRVDFANVQEQASWVCRCEDRVVQQLEQDFKLTLQQQNSLEQWAAWLDGVVSQVLKPYQASAAFPKAAKLFLLKWSFYSSMVIRDLTLRSAASFGSFHLIRLLYDEYMYYLIEHRVAQAKGETPIAVMGEFASLGRSLNPLDPDKEEEEEEEEESDDECQELSLPSDGAGLGEESLEPPTKLARTDQRVLFTTGQD, from the exons ATGGCCACGACAGGCtacgttggggagttgcagcccGTGACGACCCAGCCCCAAGGGGCAGCGAGTGGGAGTGTGACGGTGGCTGGACAGTCCTCAGCATCCGCTGCCCCACACACCGTGGTAGCTCCTACGCAGCAGTTCCTGGCTCAGCTTCAGACCACAGTGGGGACTCCTGCAGCCGCAGCAGGACACACCGCACCCCCTGCACAAGCCACTCCCACAGCGGCACAGAAGACAGCAG TTGTCCAGGTGGCGCCCACACAGGCTCCTCCCCCCCAGACCCAGTATGTGACGGCTGAGATCCAGGGTTCCTCATCACAGGCCAACAACGCCCAGAACGCCCCCCAGTACATTGTAGTCACCGTCACAG agGGCTCTCTCCATTCAAGTGACTCTTTGTCTGACTCGAGCCCTCCTCCAGCTGTGGTACAGCAGACTGGGGTTCCCACACAGGTGGTGCAGCAGGTACAAGCAGCACAGCAG AGGTCAGTGGTGCAGGCAACGTCCCAGATCACAGCCAAGACTGAACAGGGTATCACCACCCAGCTGAGTGTCACCAACCTGCAGCCTGTCCACCTCACTCAggag gtgCAGCAGCAGCTCCAGCAGGTGCCAGTGCAGCATGTGTACACCAATCAGGTGCAGTATGTTGAAGGGGGAGACAACAACTACACCACCAGCACAAT TCGTTCAGGCAGCTTCACCTACACAGACACCCCTCTGTACACTCAGACCACCGCCACCCCTTACTACGAAGCCCCTCCCACCTCTGGCTCACAGGTCCCCACCACCGGCACACCCCTGACCGTCTCCGTGACAACGGGCTCCACCGGTGGTGTGTCTATGTACGTGGCTGGCACAGGCCAGATTGTGGCCAATCCGGCGGCCGCCTCTGGGGGTGGGACGACGGTGGTGGCGACAGGGGGAACAGCCAATGGGACTGGGGAAGGGGCGGGGGCTAATGGAAGCGGGGGCAGCTATGTGATCCAGGGGGGGTACATGCTGAGTGGCAACAGTCAGGGGGGCTACTCCACCCACAACGCCCGCTCCTCTCCTGCCACCGTCAGTACAACAGAGGGCGAGGAGGGTAGTGGCGTACCGTCGGCAGACAAAAAG GTGCAGTGGCTGCTAGATAACTATGAGACAGCTGAAGGCGTCAGTCTGCCTCGCTCCACCCTCTACTGCCACTACCTGCTGCACTGCCAGGAGCAGAAGCTGGAGCCCGTCAACGCTGCCTCCTTTGGGAAGCTGATCAGATCCGTGTTCATGGGGCTACGCACACGCCGCCTGGGCACCCG GGGGAACTCCAAGTACCACTATTACGGCCTGAGAATCAAGGCCTGCTCCTCTCTGATCAGACTGATGGAGGACCAGCAGCACCTGGCCATGAGACAGCAGCCCTTCTCTCAGAAACAGAG GTTGAAGCCGGTGCAGAAGGTGGAGGGGATGACCAATGGCATGGCGGCAGGCTCGggccaacagcagcagcagcagggggCGGGGCTCTCTGACATCAGCGCCCAAGTGCAGCAGTACCAGCAGTTCCTGG ACGCGTCTCGGACCCTCCCAGAGTTCCCTGACCTTGACCTGCAGGGCAAGGCCCTACCGGAGGGCATAGAACTGGAGCACATCAAGAGCTTCCAGCTGCTGTATCGGGAACACTGTGAG GCTATTCTGGACGTGACGATCAACCTGCAGTTCACCCTGGTGGAGACCCTGTGGAAGACCTTCTGGAGGTTTGAAGAGAGCCAGAGTGGAGACACTGGCACACTGGCTGT ACATGATGAGTCTGAGAAGCGCCTGCCTAAGGACTGTCTAGTGATCCTGTGTAAGTACGACCCTGTGCTCCGCTGGAGCCGCGACTGTGACAACACCCTTTACCAGGGCCTGGTGGAGATCCTCATCCCTGATGTGCTGCGGCCCATCCCCA GTGCCTTAACTCAAGCCATCCGCAACTTTGCCAAGAGTCTGGAGAGTTGGTTGACCAACGCTATGATGAACATCCCAGAAGAGATGGTCCGCATTAAG gTAACGTCAGCCAGTTCGTTTGCCCAGACGCTGCGCAGGTACACCTCTCTGAACCACTTGGCCCAGGCAGCCAGAGCCGTGCTACAGAACACAGCTCAGATAAACCAGATGCTCAGCGACCTCAACCGCGTGGACTTCGCCAATGTTCAG gAGCAGGCGTCGTGGGTGTGTCGCTGTGAGGACCGTGTGGTGCAGCAGTTGGAGCAGGACTTCAAGCTGACCCTGCAGCAGCAGAACTCTCTGGAGCAGTGGGCTGCCTGGCTGGACGGGGTGGTCTCCCAGGTCCTAAAGCCCTACCAGGCCAGTGCCGCCTTCCCCAAAGCAGCCAAGCTCTTCCTGCTCAAGTGGTCCTTCTACAG ttccatggtgattagagacctgaCTCTGCGTAGTGCTGCCAGCTTCGGATCCTTCCACCTGATCAGACTGCTGTATGATGAGTACATGTACTACCTGATAGAACACAGAGTGGCCCAGGCTAAAGGAGAGACACCCATCGCTGTCAtgggagag TTCGCCAGTCTTGGCAGGAGTTTGAACCCACTGGATCCAGACAAAG aagaggaagaggaggaggaagaggagagcgaTGACGAGTGTCAGGAGCTGTCTCTGCCCTCTGACGGGGCAGGGCTGGGGGAGGAGTCTCTGGAGCCGCCAACCAAGCTGGCCAGAACCGACCAGAGAGTACTCTTCACCACGGGccaggactga
- the rfx1a gene encoding MHC class II regulatory factor RFX1a isoform X2, with protein MATTGYVGELQPVTTQPQGAASGSVTVAGQSSASAAPHTVVAPTQQFLAQLQTTVGTPAAAAGHTAPPAQATPTAAQKTAVVQVAPTQAPPPQTQYVTAEIQGSSSQANNAQNAPQYIVVTVTEGSLHSSDSLSDSSPPPAVVQQTGVPTQVVQQVQAAQQRSVVQATSQITAKTEQGITTQLSVTNLQPVHLTQEVQQQLQQVPVQHVYTNQVQYVEGGDNNYTTSTIRSGSFTYTDTPLYTQTTATPYYEAPPTSGSQVPTTGTPLTVSVTTGSTGGVSMYVAGTGQIVANPAAASGGGTTVVATGGTANGTGEGAGANGSGGSYVIQGGYMLSGNSQGGYSTHNARSSPATVSTTEGEEGSGVPSADKKWLLDNYETAEGVSLPRSTLYCHYLLHCQEQKLEPVNAASFGKLIRSVFMGLRTRRLGTRGNSKYHYYGLRIKACSSLIRLMEDQQHLAMRQQPFSQKQRLKPVQKVEGMTNGMAAGSGQQQQQQGAGLSDISAQVQQYQQFLDASRTLPEFPDLDLQGKALPEGIELEHIKSFQLLYREHCEAILDVTINLQFTLVETLWKTFWRFEESQSGDTGTLAVHDESEKRLPKDCLVILCKYDPVLRWSRDCDNTLYQGLVEILIPDVLRPIPSALTQAIRNFAKSLESWLTNAMMNIPEEMVRIKVTSASSFAQTLRRYTSLNHLAQAARAVLQNTAQINQMLSDLNRVDFANVQEQASWVCRCEDRVVQQLEQDFKLTLQQQNSLEQWAAWLDGVVSQVLKPYQASAAFPKAAKLFLLKWSFYSSMVIRDLTLRSAASFGSFHLIRLLYDEYMYYLIEHRVAQAKGETPIAVMGEFASLGRSLNPLDPDKEEEEEEEEESDDECQELSLPSDGAGLGEESLEPPTKLARTDQRVLFTTGQD; from the exons ATGGCCACGACAGGCtacgttggggagttgcagcccGTGACGACCCAGCCCCAAGGGGCAGCGAGTGGGAGTGTGACGGTGGCTGGACAGTCCTCAGCATCCGCTGCCCCACACACCGTGGTAGCTCCTACGCAGCAGTTCCTGGCTCAGCTTCAGACCACAGTGGGGACTCCTGCAGCCGCAGCAGGACACACCGCACCCCCTGCACAAGCCACTCCCACAGCGGCACAGAAGACAGCAG TTGTCCAGGTGGCGCCCACACAGGCTCCTCCCCCCCAGACCCAGTATGTGACGGCTGAGATCCAGGGTTCCTCATCACAGGCCAACAACGCCCAGAACGCCCCCCAGTACATTGTAGTCACCGTCACAG agGGCTCTCTCCATTCAAGTGACTCTTTGTCTGACTCGAGCCCTCCTCCAGCTGTGGTACAGCAGACTGGGGTTCCCACACAGGTGGTGCAGCAGGTACAAGCAGCACAGCAG AGGTCAGTGGTGCAGGCAACGTCCCAGATCACAGCCAAGACTGAACAGGGTATCACCACCCAGCTGAGTGTCACCAACCTGCAGCCTGTCCACCTCACTCAggag gtgCAGCAGCAGCTCCAGCAGGTGCCAGTGCAGCATGTGTACACCAATCAGGTGCAGTATGTTGAAGGGGGAGACAACAACTACACCACCAGCACAAT TCGTTCAGGCAGCTTCACCTACACAGACACCCCTCTGTACACTCAGACCACCGCCACCCCTTACTACGAAGCCCCTCCCACCTCTGGCTCACAGGTCCCCACCACCGGCACACCCCTGACCGTCTCCGTGACAACGGGCTCCACCGGTGGTGTGTCTATGTACGTGGCTGGCACAGGCCAGATTGTGGCCAATCCGGCGGCCGCCTCTGGGGGTGGGACGACGGTGGTGGCGACAGGGGGAACAGCCAATGGGACTGGGGAAGGGGCGGGGGCTAATGGAAGCGGGGGCAGCTATGTGATCCAGGGGGGGTACATGCTGAGTGGCAACAGTCAGGGGGGCTACTCCACCCACAACGCCCGCTCCTCTCCTGCCACCGTCAGTACAACAGAGGGCGAGGAGGGTAGTGGCGTACCGTCGGCAGACAAAAAG TGGCTGCTAGATAACTATGAGACAGCTGAAGGCGTCAGTCTGCCTCGCTCCACCCTCTACTGCCACTACCTGCTGCACTGCCAGGAGCAGAAGCTGGAGCCCGTCAACGCTGCCTCCTTTGGGAAGCTGATCAGATCCGTGTTCATGGGGCTACGCACACGCCGCCTGGGCACCCG GGGGAACTCCAAGTACCACTATTACGGCCTGAGAATCAAGGCCTGCTCCTCTCTGATCAGACTGATGGAGGACCAGCAGCACCTGGCCATGAGACAGCAGCCCTTCTCTCAGAAACAGAG GTTGAAGCCGGTGCAGAAGGTGGAGGGGATGACCAATGGCATGGCGGCAGGCTCGggccaacagcagcagcagcagggggCGGGGCTCTCTGACATCAGCGCCCAAGTGCAGCAGTACCAGCAGTTCCTGG ACGCGTCTCGGACCCTCCCAGAGTTCCCTGACCTTGACCTGCAGGGCAAGGCCCTACCGGAGGGCATAGAACTGGAGCACATCAAGAGCTTCCAGCTGCTGTATCGGGAACACTGTGAG GCTATTCTGGACGTGACGATCAACCTGCAGTTCACCCTGGTGGAGACCCTGTGGAAGACCTTCTGGAGGTTTGAAGAGAGCCAGAGTGGAGACACTGGCACACTGGCTGT ACATGATGAGTCTGAGAAGCGCCTGCCTAAGGACTGTCTAGTGATCCTGTGTAAGTACGACCCTGTGCTCCGCTGGAGCCGCGACTGTGACAACACCCTTTACCAGGGCCTGGTGGAGATCCTCATCCCTGATGTGCTGCGGCCCATCCCCA GTGCCTTAACTCAAGCCATCCGCAACTTTGCCAAGAGTCTGGAGAGTTGGTTGACCAACGCTATGATGAACATCCCAGAAGAGATGGTCCGCATTAAG gTAACGTCAGCCAGTTCGTTTGCCCAGACGCTGCGCAGGTACACCTCTCTGAACCACTTGGCCCAGGCAGCCAGAGCCGTGCTACAGAACACAGCTCAGATAAACCAGATGCTCAGCGACCTCAACCGCGTGGACTTCGCCAATGTTCAG gAGCAGGCGTCGTGGGTGTGTCGCTGTGAGGACCGTGTGGTGCAGCAGTTGGAGCAGGACTTCAAGCTGACCCTGCAGCAGCAGAACTCTCTGGAGCAGTGGGCTGCCTGGCTGGACGGGGTGGTCTCCCAGGTCCTAAAGCCCTACCAGGCCAGTGCCGCCTTCCCCAAAGCAGCCAAGCTCTTCCTGCTCAAGTGGTCCTTCTACAG ttccatggtgattagagacctgaCTCTGCGTAGTGCTGCCAGCTTCGGATCCTTCCACCTGATCAGACTGCTGTATGATGAGTACATGTACTACCTGATAGAACACAGAGTGGCCCAGGCTAAAGGAGAGACACCCATCGCTGTCAtgggagag TTCGCCAGTCTTGGCAGGAGTTTGAACCCACTGGATCCAGACAAAG aagaggaagaggaggaggaagaggagagcgaTGACGAGTGTCAGGAGCTGTCTCTGCCCTCTGACGGGGCAGGGCTGGGGGAGGAGTCTCTGGAGCCGCCAACCAAGCTGGCCAGAACCGACCAGAGAGTACTCTTCACCACGGGccaggactga
- the rfx1a gene encoding MHC class II regulatory factor RFX1a isoform X3, with translation MATTGYVGELQPVTTQPQGAASGSVTVAGQSSASAAPHTVVAPTQQFLAQLQTTVGTPAAAAGHTAPPAQATPTAAQKTAVVQVAPTQAPPPQTQYVTAEIQGSSSQANNAQNAPQYIVVTVTEGSLHSSDSLSDSSPPPAVVQQTGVPTQVVQQRSVVQATSQITAKTEQGITTQLSVTNLQPVHLTQEVQQQLQQVPVQHVYTNQVQYVEGGDNNYTTSTIRSGSFTYTDTPLYTQTTATPYYEAPPTSGSQVPTTGTPLTVSVTTGSTGGVSMYVAGTGQIVANPAAASGGGTTVVATGGTANGTGEGAGANGSGGSYVIQGGYMLSGNSQGGYSTHNARSSPATVSTTEGEEGSGVPSADKKVQWLLDNYETAEGVSLPRSTLYCHYLLHCQEQKLEPVNAASFGKLIRSVFMGLRTRRLGTRGNSKYHYYGLRIKACSSLIRLMEDQQHLAMRQQPFSQKQRLKPVQKVEGMTNGMAAGSGQQQQQQGAGLSDISAQVQQYQQFLDASRTLPEFPDLDLQGKALPEGIELEHIKSFQLLYREHCEAILDVTINLQFTLVETLWKTFWRFEESQSGDTGTLAVHDESEKRLPKDCLVILCKYDPVLRWSRDCDNTLYQGLVEILIPDVLRPIPSALTQAIRNFAKSLESWLTNAMMNIPEEMVRIKVTSASSFAQTLRRYTSLNHLAQAARAVLQNTAQINQMLSDLNRVDFANVQEQASWVCRCEDRVVQQLEQDFKLTLQQQNSLEQWAAWLDGVVSQVLKPYQASAAFPKAAKLFLLKWSFYSSMVIRDLTLRSAASFGSFHLIRLLYDEYMYYLIEHRVAQAKGETPIAVMGEFASLGRSLNPLDPDKEEEEEEEEESDDECQELSLPSDGAGLGEESLEPPTKLARTDQRVLFTTGQD, from the exons ATGGCCACGACAGGCtacgttggggagttgcagcccGTGACGACCCAGCCCCAAGGGGCAGCGAGTGGGAGTGTGACGGTGGCTGGACAGTCCTCAGCATCCGCTGCCCCACACACCGTGGTAGCTCCTACGCAGCAGTTCCTGGCTCAGCTTCAGACCACAGTGGGGACTCCTGCAGCCGCAGCAGGACACACCGCACCCCCTGCACAAGCCACTCCCACAGCGGCACAGAAGACAGCAG TTGTCCAGGTGGCGCCCACACAGGCTCCTCCCCCCCAGACCCAGTATGTGACGGCTGAGATCCAGGGTTCCTCATCACAGGCCAACAACGCCCAGAACGCCCCCCAGTACATTGTAGTCACCGTCACAG agGGCTCTCTCCATTCAAGTGACTCTTTGTCTGACTCGAGCCCTCCTCCAGCTGTGGTACAGCAGACTGGGGTTCCCACACAGGTGGTGCAGCAG AGGTCAGTGGTGCAGGCAACGTCCCAGATCACAGCCAAGACTGAACAGGGTATCACCACCCAGCTGAGTGTCACCAACCTGCAGCCTGTCCACCTCACTCAggag gtgCAGCAGCAGCTCCAGCAGGTGCCAGTGCAGCATGTGTACACCAATCAGGTGCAGTATGTTGAAGGGGGAGACAACAACTACACCACCAGCACAAT TCGTTCAGGCAGCTTCACCTACACAGACACCCCTCTGTACACTCAGACCACCGCCACCCCTTACTACGAAGCCCCTCCCACCTCTGGCTCACAGGTCCCCACCACCGGCACACCCCTGACCGTCTCCGTGACAACGGGCTCCACCGGTGGTGTGTCTATGTACGTGGCTGGCACAGGCCAGATTGTGGCCAATCCGGCGGCCGCCTCTGGGGGTGGGACGACGGTGGTGGCGACAGGGGGAACAGCCAATGGGACTGGGGAAGGGGCGGGGGCTAATGGAAGCGGGGGCAGCTATGTGATCCAGGGGGGGTACATGCTGAGTGGCAACAGTCAGGGGGGCTACTCCACCCACAACGCCCGCTCCTCTCCTGCCACCGTCAGTACAACAGAGGGCGAGGAGGGTAGTGGCGTACCGTCGGCAGACAAAAAG GTGCAGTGGCTGCTAGATAACTATGAGACAGCTGAAGGCGTCAGTCTGCCTCGCTCCACCCTCTACTGCCACTACCTGCTGCACTGCCAGGAGCAGAAGCTGGAGCCCGTCAACGCTGCCTCCTTTGGGAAGCTGATCAGATCCGTGTTCATGGGGCTACGCACACGCCGCCTGGGCACCCG GGGGAACTCCAAGTACCACTATTACGGCCTGAGAATCAAGGCCTGCTCCTCTCTGATCAGACTGATGGAGGACCAGCAGCACCTGGCCATGAGACAGCAGCCCTTCTCTCAGAAACAGAG GTTGAAGCCGGTGCAGAAGGTGGAGGGGATGACCAATGGCATGGCGGCAGGCTCGggccaacagcagcagcagcagggggCGGGGCTCTCTGACATCAGCGCCCAAGTGCAGCAGTACCAGCAGTTCCTGG ACGCGTCTCGGACCCTCCCAGAGTTCCCTGACCTTGACCTGCAGGGCAAGGCCCTACCGGAGGGCATAGAACTGGAGCACATCAAGAGCTTCCAGCTGCTGTATCGGGAACACTGTGAG GCTATTCTGGACGTGACGATCAACCTGCAGTTCACCCTGGTGGAGACCCTGTGGAAGACCTTCTGGAGGTTTGAAGAGAGCCAGAGTGGAGACACTGGCACACTGGCTGT ACATGATGAGTCTGAGAAGCGCCTGCCTAAGGACTGTCTAGTGATCCTGTGTAAGTACGACCCTGTGCTCCGCTGGAGCCGCGACTGTGACAACACCCTTTACCAGGGCCTGGTGGAGATCCTCATCCCTGATGTGCTGCGGCCCATCCCCA GTGCCTTAACTCAAGCCATCCGCAACTTTGCCAAGAGTCTGGAGAGTTGGTTGACCAACGCTATGATGAACATCCCAGAAGAGATGGTCCGCATTAAG gTAACGTCAGCCAGTTCGTTTGCCCAGACGCTGCGCAGGTACACCTCTCTGAACCACTTGGCCCAGGCAGCCAGAGCCGTGCTACAGAACACAGCTCAGATAAACCAGATGCTCAGCGACCTCAACCGCGTGGACTTCGCCAATGTTCAG gAGCAGGCGTCGTGGGTGTGTCGCTGTGAGGACCGTGTGGTGCAGCAGTTGGAGCAGGACTTCAAGCTGACCCTGCAGCAGCAGAACTCTCTGGAGCAGTGGGCTGCCTGGCTGGACGGGGTGGTCTCCCAGGTCCTAAAGCCCTACCAGGCCAGTGCCGCCTTCCCCAAAGCAGCCAAGCTCTTCCTGCTCAAGTGGTCCTTCTACAG ttccatggtgattagagacctgaCTCTGCGTAGTGCTGCCAGCTTCGGATCCTTCCACCTGATCAGACTGCTGTATGATGAGTACATGTACTACCTGATAGAACACAGAGTGGCCCAGGCTAAAGGAGAGACACCCATCGCTGTCAtgggagag TTCGCCAGTCTTGGCAGGAGTTTGAACCCACTGGATCCAGACAAAG aagaggaagaggaggaggaagaggagagcgaTGACGAGTGTCAGGAGCTGTCTCTGCCCTCTGACGGGGCAGGGCTGGGGGAGGAGTCTCTGGAGCCGCCAACCAAGCTGGCCAGAACCGACCAGAGAGTACTCTTCACCACGGGccaggactga